In Thermosphaera sp., a genomic segment contains:
- a CDS encoding ABC transporter ATP-binding protein, which translates to MTRVRLEKITKTYANVIAVDDLSLTIEKGELFTFLGPSGCGKTTTLRIIAGFEIPDSGRLYFDDEDVTFQKPYKRNTAMVFQNYALWPHMTVFENVAYGLKIKKKQLGLSDDDIKKMVLEALELVKLAGLEDRYPLQLSGGQQQRVALARALVVKPRVLLLDEPLSNLDAKLRIEMREEIKRIQKKLGITTIYVTHDQLEALSISDRIGIMNKGRLVQVGSPQELYFKPKNVFVADFLGRSSIYYGELISKNKEYVSVRLEGTDIIIEGTTPFEGLPNKVAVVIRPEVIRLATSESLGRENIVKGVVDFAMFMGEKIESRVKLGELSLLVYFPNTMSIRVGEEVLLQIPREHAIVVPPVYE; encoded by the coding sequence TTGACCAGGGTTCGACTCGAAAAAATAACCAAAACCTACGCAAACGTCATCGCGGTTGACGATCTCTCACTGACTATTGAGAAAGGGGAACTATTCACTTTCTTGGGTCCTAGTGGATGCGGTAAAACAACTACGTTAAGGATTATCGCAGGATTTGAGATACCAGATTCTGGAAGATTATACTTTGACGACGAAGACGTCACTTTTCAGAAACCATACAAAAGAAACACAGCTATGGTTTTTCAAAACTATGCCTTATGGCCCCACATGACAGTATTCGAAAACGTTGCTTATGGATTGAAAATTAAGAAGAAACAACTGGGACTTTCAGACGATGATATAAAGAAAATGGTGTTAGAGGCGCTAGAGCTCGTAAAGTTAGCGGGATTAGAGGATAGATACCCGCTTCAACTAAGTGGGGGACAGCAACAGAGGGTTGCTCTTGCCAGGGCATTAGTGGTGAAGCCTCGGGTACTCCTTCTTGACGAGCCCTTAAGTAACCTGGATGCTAAACTTCGAATAGAGATGAGGGAGGAGATAAAGAGGATTCAAAAGAAACTTGGGATTACAACTATATACGTTACACATGATCAATTGGAGGCATTGAGCATTAGTGATAGAATTGGAATAATGAATAAGGGACGCTTAGTCCAGGTTGGGTCGCCTCAAGAATTGTATTTCAAGCCCAAGAACGTCTTTGTGGCTGATTTCCTAGGGAGAAGCAGTATTTACTATGGAGAACTGATATCTAAGAATAAAGAATACGTCTCGGTAAGGCTTGAGGGCACCGACATAATAATAGAGGGAACCACGCCGTTCGAGGGCCTGCCTAACAAGGTTGCAGTTGTAATCCGCCCGGAGGTGATTAGGCTCGCTACATCCGAGTCATTGGGCCGTGAGAATATTGTTAAAGGAGTTGTTGATTTCGCTATGTTTATGGGCGAGAAGATTGAAAGTCGTGTGAAACTAGGAGAGCTATCGCTTCTCGTTTACTTCCCGAATACAATGTCCATTAGAGTAGGGGAAGAGGTACTCCTTCAGATACCTCGGGAACACGCTATTGTAGTACCTCCTGTCTACGAGTGA
- a CDS encoding iron ABC transporter permease, with the protein MVRLILMRGARLLDVFIWGLILGVVYITLPDLNLPQTDRFIVETALWVIAFALGPLFLHQGFDFRRIKFSSSLSFLSVAGFLYIFFILVLSISGIPSALALGITPFVSLSFSGFIYERLKRRIISIEIRRERSYGVTRRIKSTIAQLDRTMWVFLLFGFTYLTLFLLVPILSVLIYAFTPPVGGEWWSNFETILRGHLRPQYPTLTYVNLNPLDQNPVRVIEPLKLVILKGVDYGSLINSLLVSAIVTIIATILGTIVAFVLARYDFKGKMFLRILAMVPLFVTPFVNAYVIRLLWGEGGPISQLYRAITGYTLRVEGLAGVIISQIMTFYPIVYLNAYASFINVDPSTEEQAENLGAKGLKLFLNVTLPLALPGIVAGSIIVFIFSLEDLAAPIVFNYKNLISYQIYDGIVNARGAVSPEKAALGLILLFISLTGFVAIRNYVGMRTYAMISRGGRWQKREHKLGVLGKLAVYLGVFPLVLYTAFPQIGVVLMSLNILQPYTRVEQGQVQGLVIQIPSSMYDLTIYMSRALTDPNILNYLKNTFLYASVSVVIAVILAVSVGYSVSRLKIKWLSNLLDSLATAPLAIPGLVVALGYYILFSHLGELNPALLGFLHPANPGFQAWIVFIIAFSVRRLPYVVRSVFAGFQQVHENLEEAAMNLGASRMKVVFGVIFPFIIGYVMSGALLGFIYMSTEVSTSITFGGINEAQAPLTYYMRQYYSGGAGIGPQVTAAMGTILIFLQLIAVLIVVYVFKQKYAFIGA; encoded by the coding sequence TTGGTAAGGTTGATATTGATGAGAGGAGCAAGACTATTAGATGTCTTTATATGGGGGCTTATCCTAGGAGTGGTTTACATAACACTCCCCGACTTAAACCTCCCTCAAACAGACCGTTTCATTGTAGAAACGGCTTTATGGGTAATAGCTTTCGCTCTCGGCCCTTTATTTCTTCATCAGGGATTCGATTTCAGAAGAATTAAATTCAGTTCCTCCCTAAGTTTTCTATCTGTGGCAGGTTTCCTCTACATTTTCTTCATACTTGTATTATCGATTTCGGGCATTCCCTCCGCGCTCGCTTTAGGGATAACCCCATTCGTTTCTCTTTCCTTTTCCGGGTTCATTTACGAGAGATTGAAAAGGAGAATTATATCGATCGAGATAAGAAGGGAGAGGTCTTATGGCGTAACCAGAAGGATTAAATCAACGATTGCTCAACTTGATAGGACGATGTGGGTTTTCCTATTGTTCGGATTTACTTATTTGACGTTATTCCTACTGGTGCCCATATTATCCGTTTTAATTTATGCATTCACACCACCTGTTGGTGGCGAGTGGTGGAGCAATTTTGAAACGATTCTGAGAGGGCATTTAAGGCCCCAGTACCCAACTTTAACTTATGTTAATTTAAACCCCTTAGATCAAAACCCTGTCAGAGTTATTGAGCCCTTGAAGCTTGTAATATTGAAAGGAGTAGACTATGGATCATTAATCAATAGCCTTCTTGTTTCTGCCATAGTCACCATAATCGCAACCATCCTAGGTACAATAGTAGCATTCGTCCTCGCTAGATATGATTTCAAAGGGAAAATGTTTCTGAGAATCCTTGCGATGGTCCCATTATTTGTAACCCCATTCGTGAACGCCTACGTGATCAGGTTATTATGGGGGGAAGGTGGCCCTATATCTCAACTTTACCGGGCAATAACGGGGTATACGTTGAGGGTCGAAGGATTGGCCGGAGTCATCATTTCGCAGATTATGACTTTCTATCCAATAGTATATTTGAACGCCTACGCTAGCTTCATTAATGTAGATCCTTCAACCGAAGAACAGGCTGAAAACCTTGGTGCTAAAGGTTTAAAACTCTTTTTGAATGTAACTCTTCCATTGGCTCTTCCAGGTATAGTCGCGGGATCAATTATCGTCTTCATCTTTAGTCTTGAAGACCTAGCTGCACCAATAGTTTTCAACTACAAGAATTTGATAAGTTACCAAATTTATGATGGCATAGTTAATGCAAGAGGGGCGGTCTCACCGGAGAAAGCTGCTTTGGGATTGATTCTACTCTTCATATCCCTCACCGGTTTCGTAGCAATAAGGAATTACGTGGGTATGAGGACGTACGCAATGATTAGTAGGGGAGGGAGATGGCAAAAGAGAGAACATAAGCTGGGAGTCCTCGGAAAACTTGCAGTATATCTAGGCGTCTTTCCACTAGTTCTGTATACTGCTTTTCCTCAAATCGGCGTGGTTCTCATGTCGCTTAATATTCTACAGCCTTACACTAGAGTGGAGCAGGGTCAGGTTCAGGGACTCGTTATCCAAATTCCGTCTTCCATGTATGATTTGACAATCTACATGAGCAGGGCGTTAACCGATCCTAACATATTGAATTATCTAAAGAACACTTTTCTTTACGCATCAGTATCTGTGGTTATTGCCGTGATACTGGCTGTAAGCGTTGGGTACAGTGTGAGCAGACTTAAAATAAAATGGTTGAGCAACTTACTAGACTCGTTGGCGACAGCACCACTGGCGATTCCCGGATTGGTCGTAGCCCTAGGCTATTACATTCTATTCTCGCATCTGGGAGAGTTAAACCCAGCATTGCTCGGTTTCCTTCACCCCGCTAACCCAGGGTTCCAGGCATGGATTGTATTCATAATAGCGTTCAGCGTGCGCAGGCTTCCGTACGTCGTGAGATCGGTGTTTGCAGGTTTCCAGCAGGTCCATGAAAACCTCGAAGAAGCTGCCATGAATCTTGGGGCATCAAGAATGAAAGTTGTATTTGGAGTCATATTTCCATTTATAATTGGATACGTTATGAGCGGCGCGCTACTAGGCTTTATCTACATGTCTACCGAGGTAAGCACAAGTATAACCTTTGGCGGAATAAACGAAGCTCAAGCTCCCCTCACATACTATATGAGGCAGTATTACAGTGGCGGAGCTGGCATTGGACCCCAAGTAACTGCCGCCATGGGCACTATCCTCATATTCCTTCAACTCATTGCGGTTTTAATAGTTGTATATGTATTTAAGCAAAAATACGCATTCATAGGTGCTTAA
- a CDS encoding YfcE family phosphodiesterase produces the protein MNRVLVLGDTHIPDRARRVPQNLSNLIEREYWDYVIFTGDLTSPEVRSWVENLGERVVLVRGNMDYLPLPLHEKIVIEEVTLGVYHGHGIYPRGNIDGLARIGLGLGVDLLASGHTHLSFIRTDVTGKVLLINPGSATGAWSGELESGPPSLIVMDIEKNVLRASIIYVSQDVLKHTTYVLEKKDRWFVYPMEK, from the coding sequence TTGAACAGGGTTTTGGTCCTCGGTGACACTCATATACCAGACAGAGCTCGCAGAGTTCCGCAAAATCTCTCCAATCTCATCGAAAGAGAATACTGGGATTACGTCATATTTACGGGTGATCTAACTTCTCCCGAGGTTAGATCATGGGTTGAAAACCTAGGAGAGAGAGTAGTATTAGTCAGAGGAAACATGGATTATCTTCCCCTTCCATTACACGAGAAAATAGTCATAGAAGAAGTCACTCTTGGTGTGTACCACGGACATGGAATATATCCGAGAGGAAATATCGATGGATTAGCGAGAATAGGATTAGGATTAGGAGTAGATTTACTTGCTTCAGGTCATACTCACTTATCCTTCATTAGGACCGATGTGACGGGGAAAGTTCTATTAATAAATCCTGGTTCAGCGACAGGCGCGTGGAGTGGTGAGCTAGAGTCAGGCCCTCCATCATTAATAGTTATGGATATCGAGAAGAACGTCCTTAGAGCAAGCATCATATACGTTTCACAGGATGTTCTCAAGCACACTACTTACGTGCTGGAAAAGAAGGATAGATGGTTCGTTTATCCCATGGAGAAATAG
- a CDS encoding serine/threonine protein kinase, with translation MLSILEYLDEFSSQIEIHEVQGKKLVVKKYKKETGILKWLLINASNLSINIYPFAFQPFKRLEREVCFYKDGSKSFKKPVLYLVDFLNLSMVREYVDGLPFPKINNEDEFLKLGAHLNQLHGEGWALGDSKISNFILSRDSIYLIDSEQAIRTDNIQHYVWDLIVLGSTIVFFGLEQIMNGGKDLKKIFKALAEGYASGGAIRLSEIIDALEKPSLKTITLILIPYPFNKAFLNSWKEAHIKYY, from the coding sequence TTGCTAAGCATATTAGAATATCTCGACGAATTCTCGAGTCAAATAGAAATCCATGAGGTCCAGGGCAAGAAACTTGTGGTAAAAAAATATAAAAAAGAGACAGGAATTTTAAAATGGCTGTTGATTAACGCCTCAAATCTCTCAATTAACATATATCCGTTTGCATTTCAACCTTTCAAGAGACTAGAGAGGGAAGTATGTTTCTATAAAGATGGATCCAAGAGCTTTAAAAAACCAGTTTTATACCTTGTCGACTTCTTAAACCTTTCAATGGTCAGGGAATACGTTGATGGATTACCCTTCCCCAAAATTAATAATGAAGATGAATTTCTAAAGCTTGGAGCACACCTTAATCAGCTTCATGGAGAAGGGTGGGCTCTAGGAGACAGTAAGATCTCGAATTTTATTTTATCCAGAGACTCCATTTATTTAATAGACTCGGAGCAAGCTATAAGAACAGATAATATTCAACATTATGTTTGGGATTTGATTGTCTTAGGATCAACGATCGTCTTCTTTGGATTAGAACAGATCATGAATGGTGGAAAGGATCTGAAAAAAATTTTCAAAGCGCTAGCTGAGGGTTACGCATCCGGGGGCGCGATTAGACTCAGTGAAATAATAGATGCTTTAGAAAAGCCAAGTCTCAAAACAATAACCTTAATATTAATTCCATATCCCTTTAACAAAGCATTTCTAAATAGCTGGAAAGAAGCCCACATAAAATATTATTAG
- a CDS encoding glucodextranase DOMON-like domain-containing protein, translated as MKKLILVLIVSLLFVSLAPLTSIAIVKPGQTVTVGVDLAHGESNKYLDYIMGNITFVNWKIINTSFTTEILADVDILLIGQPTASLSPEELDALLAWLEKGDKVLYVAGDSDYGGGINSISAVNGLLEYIGAKLRLEEGAVYSTTPCRNYTYKGVDSPVCCGAYYRMNAFVEPDDVPELFTSILDEGIQYPILMHGPNAVIWMDELGNYRDPINETFPGLIRIAWYRLSYIGDNQPPSPRVYDPLIYGTGDWSFVAYAAEYHREKNNLIVVAGESLYGDYEPAWASLYYGVQLDGPKFVTNLIRWFIKILETYDPLMETIAVFSDPVGDDKGAGTLLYPTNPIFVQGIYDLVKFGVHADSNYLYFRATVKNLGGNPWSGPNGFSLQNLQIYIKTTSSDLPTSNASIGLNVNIWHGWHYAVVAIPGWGSTPYPDGEVSALFDGNMQRVADEYNNPDLFDVYVSDYEPNTIEVKIAKSVFPDPERVREWVVFVALASYDGYGEGKVRGVQAGDPAEWVLGGGDPLAILAGVQPKVIDVLAPTPEAQYSMLGSYDTGARTLAKVSGFKIIGLLEPTMTGVETVTETVTNVQTETVTITTTTTQTQEVVTTRTETSVITESVVDYTLTGIVAGVLVIIIVLMGFMMLRKK; from the coding sequence ATGAAGAAGTTAATTCTAGTATTAATAGTCTCGCTGTTATTCGTCTCACTAGCACCTCTAACCTCCATTGCTATTGTAAAACCGGGTCAAACAGTAACCGTTGGCGTTGACTTGGCGCATGGAGAAAGCAATAAATATTTAGACTATATCATGGGTAACATCACTTTCGTCAACTGGAAGATAATTAACACATCTTTTACCACTGAAATACTTGCAGATGTCGATATACTCCTCATTGGACAGCCTACAGCAAGCTTGTCCCCCGAAGAACTCGACGCACTACTTGCATGGCTGGAGAAAGGAGACAAAGTATTGTATGTGGCTGGGGATAGTGACTACGGGGGCGGAATTAACTCAATATCTGCAGTTAATGGATTACTAGAGTATATTGGTGCAAAATTGAGGCTGGAGGAAGGAGCCGTATATTCTACAACGCCATGTAGGAATTACACATACAAGGGCGTTGATTCGCCGGTATGCTGTGGAGCTTATTATCGTATGAACGCTTTCGTGGAGCCAGACGATGTGCCTGAGTTGTTCACGAGCATTTTGGATGAGGGAATACAATACCCGATACTTATGCACGGTCCGAACGCAGTGATATGGATGGATGAACTAGGAAACTACCGCGACCCGATTAACGAGACCTTCCCAGGATTAATACGGATTGCGTGGTACCGCTTATCCTACATAGGTGACAATCAACCACCAAGCCCGAGAGTCTACGATCCATTAATATATGGAACCGGAGACTGGAGTTTCGTAGCCTATGCTGCAGAGTATCACCGTGAAAAGAACAACTTGATAGTTGTAGCTGGCGAATCCCTTTACGGAGACTATGAGCCAGCGTGGGCGTCTTTGTATTACGGAGTTCAACTGGACGGGCCGAAATTTGTTACCAACCTCATACGATGGTTCATTAAAATATTGGAAACCTATGACCCATTGATGGAAACAATAGCGGTATTCTCGGACCCCGTGGGGGACGACAAGGGAGCTGGAACCTTACTATATCCGACTAACCCAATATTCGTTCAAGGCATATACGATCTAGTAAAATTCGGAGTACATGCAGACTCCAACTACTTATACTTTAGAGCTACGGTTAAAAACCTCGGTGGTAATCCATGGAGCGGGCCCAATGGATTCAGCTTGCAAAATCTACAAATCTACATAAAGACAACCTCCAGCGACCTACCCACATCCAACGCATCAATAGGCTTGAATGTAAACATATGGCACGGTTGGCATTACGCGGTAGTAGCCATACCCGGATGGGGCAGCACCCCGTACCCAGATGGAGAAGTATCAGCCCTATTTGATGGTAATATGCAGAGGGTTGCGGATGAATACAACAATCCAGACTTGTTTGACGTGTACGTTAGCGATTATGAACCGAACACTATTGAAGTAAAGATAGCCAAGTCCGTATTTCCAGACCCTGAGAGAGTTAGAGAATGGGTGGTCTTCGTCGCTCTCGCAAGTTATGATGGTTACGGTGAGGGTAAGGTTAGAGGAGTACAAGCTGGCGATCCCGCTGAATGGGTTCTAGGAGGTGGCGATCCCTTAGCGATTCTTGCCGGAGTACAACCTAAAGTCATAGATGTTTTAGCCCCCACACCAGAAGCACAATATAGTATGCTAGGGAGTTACGATACTGGTGCAAGAACATTAGCTAAAGTAAGCGGATTCAAGATAATAGGATTGTTAGAACCCACTATGACGGGAGTTGAGACAGTGACGGAAACTGTGACTAATGTTCAAACCGAGACGGTTACTATTACCACCACGACCACTCAAACCCAAGAGGTAGTGACAACGAGAACAGAAACAAGCGTCATCACCGAAAGCGTTGTGGACTATACTCTCACCGGCATCGTTGCAGGCGTCCTGGTTATCATTATAGTACTCATGGGCTTCATGATGCTTAGGAAAAAGTAA
- a CDS encoding nucleotidyltransferase family protein has protein sequence MLPCIITAAGLSKRFEGNKLLFKYDKLPLIIQTINNAVLAKSIDKIIVVTGYMRSEIEDVIRKTIHDERLIFVHNPEYDKGMSSSIKTGLSYLMETSYNPEAVMINPGDSAWIPSYVYDYLVYYFEKNRSLITVAGYRGKKGHPILFSKLLLKELLKIDESSKGLKKILEKYSLDISIVETFYPGVLLDFDEYLDYMRVKNTLMR, from the coding sequence ATGCTACCCTGTATAATCACAGCGGCCGGGCTTAGCAAAAGATTCGAAGGTAACAAGCTACTTTTTAAATACGACAAACTCCCTCTCATAATTCAAACAATCAATAACGCAGTCTTAGCAAAGTCGATCGATAAAATAATCGTAGTTACAGGTTACATGAGAAGCGAAATCGAAGACGTAATCAGAAAAACAATACACGATGAAAGATTAATTTTTGTACACAACCCGGAATACGACAAAGGAATGAGTAGTAGCATTAAGACCGGATTATCCTACCTCATGGAGACTTCCTACAACCCGGAAGCCGTGATGATAAATCCAGGCGACTCAGCCTGGATCCCATCCTACGTTTATGATTACTTGGTCTACTACTTTGAGAAGAATCGATCTCTCATAACGGTAGCAGGTTATCGAGGGAAAAAAGGGCATCCGATATTGTTCTCAAAACTTTTATTAAAAGAACTTCTTAAAATAGATGAATCCTCCAAAGGATTAAAAAAGATACTAGAAAAATATTCCTTAGACATCAGCATAGTTGAAACTTTTTATCCTGGTGTACTTTTGGATTTCGATGAGTATCTTGATTACATGAGAGTGAAGAATACACTAATGAGGTGA
- a CDS encoding ABC transporter substrate-binding protein, with amino-acid sequence MSGKIPGFVGILILTLTILSTQLTIVSSEWPWGQASEPYPWLDYLKGLTTERGIVLRVITRHEQSILSLTKSQFLSSRVAQELGISDIQFLYVAAESWPDYIERAKSLGTPIDVAWGGGPTLFNNMYTMGYLQSINYTIHPSHYAILYELSKIPSRIAGAESYIVDSEGNIVWIGASVSSFGFTVNKDVLNRYQVPIPRKWADLASPEYAKFLPDAHIIGTADPTMSTSNTRIFEIILQAKGWEEGWKILTLLAANAIIYSGSGDVRDAVIRGEIGVGTTIDFYGYMAMNTNPSCEYVIPANESIVNADPIALLKDSRYPVHAAAFVAWVLSEYGGQQIWLDNDINRLPINPNVFNTPAGQQRQDLYQALQNIQQAGGIIFNETLSAKWVDSVVNYFKATLVNAHGDLTPVWGQIASAYLQGRISKEWFDYLVWYISKPLEFTDPLTNNTVTFTVDYAIAINPYMSQAAIQGTLRRMWEDLARQRYREALDLLQQALSGAPVPTTTTPTTTPSPTETTPTTIIETTTTTTPTTPATQQQAGEGFSVPVSLVILVVVIGLVIVYFFLKKR; translated from the coding sequence GTGAGCGGAAAAATCCCTGGGTTTGTAGGGATATTAATATTAACTCTCACGATTCTTTCAACACAACTGACCATTGTTAGTAGTGAGTGGCCATGGGGGCAGGCAAGCGAACCATATCCATGGCTTGACTATCTGAAAGGTTTGACCACTGAAAGAGGCATCGTGTTGAGAGTAATCACACGTCATGAGCAATCAATCTTATCGCTCACTAAGTCACAGTTCCTGAGTAGCAGAGTAGCCCAAGAACTTGGTATAAGTGATATACAGTTCCTTTATGTTGCTGCCGAATCGTGGCCTGATTATATTGAAAGGGCAAAAAGCTTGGGAACACCGATCGACGTGGCATGGGGAGGAGGGCCAACCCTCTTCAACAACATGTATACTATGGGTTATCTTCAAAGCATTAATTACACAATACATCCATCTCACTATGCCATACTGTACGAATTATCAAAGATACCATCAAGAATAGCGGGTGCCGAGTCTTACATAGTTGACTCGGAAGGAAACATAGTGTGGATAGGGGCAAGCGTAAGTAGCTTTGGTTTTACGGTAAACAAGGATGTCCTAAACCGGTATCAAGTACCTATACCGAGAAAATGGGCCGATCTTGCATCTCCAGAATACGCGAAATTCCTTCCTGACGCTCACATCATAGGGACTGCAGATCCGACGATGAGTACCAGCAATACTAGAATTTTCGAAATCATACTACAAGCTAAGGGATGGGAAGAGGGGTGGAAAATCTTAACTCTTCTAGCGGCTAACGCTATAATATACTCAGGGAGTGGCGACGTAAGAGATGCTGTAATCAGAGGAGAGATCGGTGTAGGGACAACTATAGACTTTTACGGATATATGGCCATGAACACTAATCCATCGTGTGAATACGTTATCCCTGCTAATGAGTCCATCGTTAACGCAGATCCCATAGCTTTACTTAAAGACTCGAGATATCCTGTTCATGCAGCCGCGTTTGTAGCTTGGGTTCTCAGCGAATATGGTGGTCAACAAATATGGTTAGATAATGATATAAACAGACTGCCGATAAATCCCAATGTTTTCAACACTCCGGCAGGTCAACAGAGGCAAGACCTATACCAAGCCCTTCAGAACATACAGCAGGCGGGTGGCATAATTTTCAATGAAACCCTCTCTGCTAAATGGGTTGATTCTGTAGTTAACTATTTCAAAGCCACTCTCGTTAACGCTCACGGAGATCTTACGCCTGTTTGGGGTCAGATAGCCAGTGCCTATTTGCAAGGAAGGATTTCAAAGGAATGGTTTGATTACCTAGTATGGTACATATCCAAGCCCCTGGAGTTCACTGACCCATTAACTAACAATACCGTTACTTTCACCGTAGACTACGCAATAGCAATAAATCCGTATATGTCTCAAGCAGCCATTCAAGGAACTCTTAGGAGAATGTGGGAGGACCTTGCAAGACAGAGGTATCGAGAAGCTTTAGACCTACTCCAGCAGGCATTGAGTGGTGCGCCTGTACCTACGACAACTACGCCAACGACTACCCCTTCCCCAACGGAAACAACTCCAACTACGATAATTGAGACTACTACGACAACTACGCCAACGACTCCAGCAACTCAGCAACAAGCAGGGGAAGGTTTCTCAGTACCGGTAAGTCTAGTGATTTTAGTGGTTGTTATCGGATTAGTAATAGTCTACTTCTTCCTTAAGAAGAGATAA
- a CDS encoding DUF211 domain-containing protein, with protein sequence MLRRLILDVLYPVRGESIIELSLHLSKVEGVEAVNITVKEVDVDTQNILIVVEGKNISFEEIREVLEKHGGVIHSVDQVSAGTRIIEPPSYLFE encoded by the coding sequence GTGTTACGTAGGCTAATACTTGATGTGTTGTATCCGGTACGTGGCGAGTCTATTATTGAATTGTCACTCCATCTAAGCAAGGTAGAAGGGGTTGAAGCGGTAAATATAACGGTTAAAGAAGTCGATGTTGACACACAAAATATATTAATCGTCGTAGAAGGGAAAAACATAAGTTTCGAGGAAATTAGGGAGGTTTTAGAGAAACATGGCGGCGTTATTCATAGTGTCGATCAAGTCTCCGCAGGAACAAGAATAATAGAACCTCCTTCGTATCTTTTCGAGTGA
- a CDS encoding DUF47 family protein, translating to MLSKFIEEVFEKVKTHSKDVLNGVEALDKLLKALINNELKTAEEKFNEIMMIEKHADDVKREVIEELHSSFLHPDDREDILRLILELDKVLGFAKSAAKRLMILRHVGISIPSEYHNLLDEIMLHTIKASQDLVAMIEHITKDPSKALEYSIVIEKHEESVDELRFKLMEKLYSNCAKNMAPLCLFLPEIVDDLEEITDRAEDVGDIYKLFIIGK from the coding sequence GTGTTAAGTAAGTTCATTGAAGAAGTCTTTGAGAAGGTGAAAACTCATTCAAAAGATGTATTGAATGGAGTTGAGGCTTTAGATAAGTTGTTGAAAGCTTTGATTAATAACGAGTTAAAGACCGCCGAGGAAAAATTTAATGAAATAATGATGATTGAGAAACATGCAGATGATGTTAAAAGGGAAGTGATAGAAGAGCTTCATAGTAGCTTTCTCCATCCGGACGATCGCGAAGATATACTGAGATTGATTCTTGAACTCGACAAGGTCTTAGGATTTGCTAAATCGGCTGCTAAAAGATTGATGATATTACGCCACGTGGGTATTAGCATCCCGTCAGAATACCATAACTTGTTGGATGAAATAATGCTTCACACCATTAAGGCGAGTCAAGATCTAGTTGCTATGATCGAACACATTACTAAAGATCCTTCGAAAGCACTAGAGTATTCAATAGTGATTGAAAAACATGAAGAAAGTGTTGACGAACTTCGTTTTAAACTTATGGAAAAGTTATATAGTAACTGTGCAAAAAACATGGCTCCCCTATGCTTATTTCTACCTGAAATAGTTGACGATTTAGAGGAAATAACTGATAGGGCTGAAGACGTTGGAGACATTTATAAGCTGTTTATCATAGGAAAATAA
- a CDS encoding transcriptional regulator, whose protein sequence is MSEIEYCSIYDIRFLIKKNIFLTPTLMRSLEAVITLKRATADDVARYTKRPRTIESRYLAQLNKIGIIGKEREGRRIFYLEPVSALKRYVEKFGYEFNIEQVAHQISIPADIARIIVEMIRLGKA, encoded by the coding sequence ATGAGTGAAATCGAATATTGCAGCATATATGACATTCGATTTCTAATAAAAAAGAACATTTTTCTAACACCAACGTTAATGCGGAGCCTAGAAGCCGTAATAACATTGAAGAGGGCCACAGCTGATGATGTAGCAAGGTATACAAAAAGGCCGAGAACTATCGAATCTAGGTATTTGGCTCAACTAAATAAAATAGGCATTATAGGGAAAGAGAGGGAAGGAAGAAGAATTTTCTATCTAGAACCTGTATCTGCTTTGAAACGTTACGTGGAGAAATTTGGCTACGAGTTTAATATTGAACAAGTAGCTCATCAAATAAGCATTCCAGCCGACATAGCTAGGATAATTGTAGAAATGATAAGATTGGGAAAGGCCTAG